One Candidatus Spechtbacteria bacterium genomic window, TAATGGCATTTACTATATTCTGGGCGGAATGTTAACCCCGATGCGACAGGATAATAACATCAAAGAGCGCGTATCTGGCCTACGCAAAAAATTTGAACAACGTGGAGTAGGCGGCAAGGAGCTCATACTCGCGCTCAATCCTACTCGCGAGGGCATGTTTACATCTCTGTATATTGAAGAGGTATTAAAAAAATTGCCCGACTACGGCAATCTTCGCGTTACGCGGCTTGCTCGCGGCCTTGCGACTGGATCAGAGCTGGAATATGTGGACGAAGAAACATTGCGCAATGCGCTAGAGGGAAGGAAGTAAGCAAAAAAGGAGGGTCAGACCCTCCTTTTTTGCTTTGCCCTGTATTCTGTAGGGTTGCTCAGTTATCTAAATAAAATAACTGAGTGCTCGTAATTGCAACCAAGAGGACTGCGTTAAGCATAACTTGCCCTCTTGGACAATTACGGCATCTGTCTTCTATTTTTTCACGGTCTTCGCGCGAGTTCTGGTCTGCAGTTTGGCTGTGACAACTTTTTCTGACTTAACTACCGTCTTCGGAACAGCACCCTCTTCAATAGCCACAACTTCTACTTCCGTGAAAGGTTGGCGATGTCCCTTCAATTTCCTAGTGCGCTTTTTGCTTGTGTATTTAAATACAATAACTTTGTCTGCCTTGCCTTGCTCCGTTACCTTGCCACGGACAAACACACCTGGCACAAACGGCTGACCAACAACAACGCCTTTCGGTGAATCGTAAACAAGCACGGAATCAAAAATGACTTCCGCGTCTTTTTGAAATTCAAGCTTCTCCACCCGGACCCTTTTTCCAGGTTCTACTATATATTGCTTTCCTCCTGTTTTAATTACTGCAAACATAGTATTCTTTGTACCAAATAATAAACAATGCGTCAACATCGAGAATGCGGAATACAGTATTTATTACTCCGCGTCTTGTACGGTGTATTCGGTATTCTGTATGCTATTTTTAATCTCCGAATGTGTAAAATTTAATAAAATGGGCATAATACATACTGTAACAAGTACCGCGCCAGCGCTTACGAATCCCAGGCCATATAGACTACTTATAATACCTAACAGAGCAAAGACTGCGGTGCCACCAACATAAAGCAATACAATTTTCTTCGCGCCCCAGCCCATATCAACAAGCCGGTAATGCAGGTGGCGGCGGTCGCCTCCTTGCCACGGAAGACGTGCAGCTAAAATTCGCTGTGCGATAACGGAAAACCAGTCTCCCAGCGGCAAGGCAAAGGCGCATAGAAAAAGTGGAGTTAATTCCCACCTTATTGCCGGAGCGAGCGCGATTAACAATCCCATGCCCATGCTTCCCGCAGTACCCATGTATAAACGCGCCGGAGAATAGTTTAAAAATAAAAAACCGGCAAGCGATGATGCAAAAACAAACGAGTACAGCGCGTACAAGCCGTTACCAGCGAGCCAAAAAAATAATCCTAGAATCAACAAGCCAGTTATGCCCACGCTCGCAGCGAGCCCGTCAACGCCATCAACCCAATTAAAAGCATTCATTGAGTTAATCATAGCTATCGCAATAATTGCCATCCCGCCAATGCTTAAAAATGAAATGGTGTCGTGTCGCAGCTGAACGAAACTCAAAGCAATTGAGGCTGCTACAAAAATTTGCATAGCAAGCTGCGGAAAAGGAGAAAACCCCACGATATCATCAAGCAAGCCGAACAGCGCCAGGGAAAGAATTGCGAGCAAGATTATAATTGATTGCCCAGTATCTGCACCCATAACTAACGGCGCAATGATAAGCATCGGGGCAACAAAGGCGATTCCGCCCCACATTGCGATCTTGCTTCCATCTGTCAGTGTATAAATACCCATTTTAAGAGCATAATGCCCAACTATTTTAGCAACAAAAAAACTCACGGCACCAGCTGCGATCGCTAAAGCTGTTAGAAGTAGAAAAAAATCATCATTCATGTTTTGAGTATTCTGCGTTTTTCTGCGTAAAGTCTGCGTCTGTCCGCGAGTGCCGTTTTACCAACGGCACTAATATCCATTTACCGCGCGCAGCGATAGAACGCCAAAAAGAAAAATAATTTCGCAAATAATTCCACTAGACAAAAATGTTAACGATAGTGTTCTTTCGCGATGAAAAAATACGAAAGACAAAATAATGTTTATCGTAAATAATAGCAGCGCGAGCAGGGGTAAATATGAAAATGATGATGGATCTCCAACTTCTTCAATACCGCTAAGAATCGTATATCTAGTTACGAGTGGCGCATCGCTTTGTACGCGCGCAAGCAACGAGGTAATTGCATTCAGACCCAAAGCAATACCTAGAGCGGCGAAAACAAATTTATGGGAAATAAATATTCGTATTTGCGTAATCATTCTTCTATTACTTGCGCCTCTTCCAGTATGCTTGCCGGGGAACCATTTGCTTCCGGCAAAGTGTCGGCGCTTCTAATTTTATCTACTACGGATGTGAGTTTCTTTGCGCGTGTTACAGAAACTGTCTGATACTGATTTTGGACAGACTGGATGCGCGCGCCGAGCGTATCTACTTCTTTGTTGTATTTTTCGTACTCATCCTCAAATTGGCGGAATAAATTAGTGATTTGGCGGATATTTGTTTGGTATGTAAAATTGCGATATGCCTGAAAAATCATGCGTAAAATTGCCGTGAAGCTAAACGGGCCCGCGAGAATAACTTTTTTAGCCATTGCTTCATTCCATACGTCATATAGCTGATCGTAAATAAAGCTAAACACCATCTCATTTGGCACGAACAAAATTACAAAATCAACCGTGTTTTCTTCTGGATTAATGTAATCGCGCGTTGTTACCTCTTTAATTTTTTGTTTTACGTCGCTAGTAAATTGCTTGAGATAGTGCTGTTTGTCCACCTCTTTTTCCGATTCCTGAAATCGCAACAGCGCGTCCAGTGGAAACTTTACGTCAACGTTTACTTTTGTTTTGTCGGGAAGCAAAATAGTAAAATCTGGCCGCGTGGTAGTGTTCTCCTGCGCTTGCTCTACTAAATAAGTCTGTCCTTTCACAAAGCCAACAGCGCGGAGAAGATTTTCTGCCACTTCCTGGCCGTAATGTCCGCGCATTTGGTTATTAGAAAGGATAGAACGCAAGTTGTCCGTCGATTCTCTCAAACTACCCACCAAACTTTTATGCTCCTCTAAAACAGTGGATAACTTGCTAAATGCCATTACCTGCTTTTCATTTGTTCCCTGGTTTTGTTGTTGCGCCCGTACCAGTTCGCTATGGATTTTATCAATCGCCTCTTTTACGGAGTCTTTTTTATTTTCAATAAATTGCTCTTCTTTCTTCATTTTTTCCTCAAGCACATTAAAGGCATTTTGCAACTGTTCCATCATGCGTTCACGCTCAAAAGACATATTCCTTGAAGCTTCATTTGCCATCATGCGAACAAGCGGGCCGCGCAACGCGAAAAACAAGGCAATAGATATACCCACAGCAACGACCAGAATTATTATGAGTTCAGTAAACATGGCTGTTAAAATTTATTTATCGCAAATCTCAAATGGCAAAACTCAAATCGACATCGCAAATCTAAAATCTTCACAGTAGTTTTAAGATTTGAGTTGTAGTTTTGCGATTTAAGATTTGAAATTTGAGTTTCTTGTCGCAAAAACCCAGAACTTATACCCCACAAAGTTCCATAGCAAAGAAAGAATGGTCGCTGCGAGAAACCCAACATTGTCCCAGCGAGTTTGAGAAAGCCCGCCCATTGCAGGAATGTAATTTACAAAAAGAGTCGCGATGCCAACGTTAATTGCAAATCCTAATACGCTTACAACAACAAACTGCCCGAACTCTGTCGCGCCCCCACCGGCAGTTTTATGGAATGTCCAATATTTATTCCAAAAATAACTGTTTATTACCGCAACTATAAAGCCGACTGCCTTAAAGCCCGACACTTCCCATCCCACTACGATGCTAGTGAAAAAGATTAAGCTGTTAGTCACGCCAAAATCAACAGCTGTGTTTAATACCCCAACAAGCGCGAATTTAGCTCCCTGATACGCGATTGAAATATATTTATTCAGCCAAAACGCGACATATAGTCCGATAACCGAAAGAATTGGAAATACAAATGGCAGAGTGTTTGCAAATGGCAAATTAACCGCGATATTCTGCGCGATAAAATGAAATAAAACGGCGACAGCTTCACCGATGATTAAAGAGCCAACAATATCGCCCCAGCCGAAACGCTCCTGCATAACTTGAGTGTTGTTTTCCATGATTATACGAAAAAAATTAGTTAATAATTCTTATATGAGTTCTGAATAACGAATCATGAATCGTGCATGCGACTACGCTGTTAACTAGCATTCATAATTCGTGATTCACTATTCACGATTCAAAGTTCTGTAGTAATTATACTTCAAAACAAAAAGGGTTGCCATGTTAGCAGCCCTTTAGCTCTATGATTACAATTAGGTTGTACTGGTTACGCTGCGCGTTGTAGCGCTCGCACTCGCTCCTGCGCTTCTGCGCGCATTTGGCGGAATTTTGTCATCCATTCTGAAATCAGGGGAGAAAATTCGTAATGGGTGTATTGACTCCATGTCTCCTCGGCACGCCGAGCCTGACGCTGGAAATCCATATCCTCGCTGTAGACGATCCGACCTTTCCGTACCAGAGGTACGTAAAGCGGGATTCCGTCGATGTTCTCGCTTTCGTCAGCAACGACCATGCAGTCACCGCGACCATAAACTCGAATGATGCCCGGGACTGATTCTTTTCCAGGACTGTTCGAGAATTTGGTGTTTGGGTGTCCATTGGTCGACGACCGTTTGAACGCCGCAGACACCGTGTCGCGATGGAACGCCCTGTAATAATATCCGCCAGCACCAGGGAATAGCATCGTGGGCTCCACCCCGGTATGTTCCAGGAAGTATGCAAACACTTCGCGCACCTTGTCCGGTGTTACTTCATCCTCGAAGACGATGGTTCGACCCTCAATTCCCTCGGCCTTCATGCGCAGATAGATCTGCACGCATTGCGCTGCAATGTCGCCAGAGTCCACTCGAATTCCGAGAGCTCTTACCTCGATGTGGTTCTTGAAAACTCGGATGGCATTTTCCAGGCCAACTGTTTCTGCGTCGACTAGATCGCAGAGCAGCGACCCATTGCCATGTGCGGTGACGAACAACTCCATAGCCTCGCGCTCCGCTTGATCAAGACCCTTTAGGAAATCCTGCAAGGCACACATGAATTCATGCCCTATCGTTCCAATCGTCTTGAACAGCCAAGGAAACATGAATTCAGCGATATCCGCGGATGTAAGAATTCGGCTTCCGCCATTTCCAATATAGATAGCGAGAAGCTTGGCCATGGTCATCGGCTCATTGGGGTCGGCACGGTATCCAAATTCAGCGCTTCTGTCACCTGCCGCCTCGTGCATCAAACGGCCCTTGGTCGCATGAATCACTGGACCATAATACCGGCACATCTGAGGCTCCAGGAAAGACACAATGCCACCAACGCCCGTGAACACAAGAGCTGGCACGCCGGCAAGAAAAGTCTGCCCGCCGGGAAAGCCATCGATGTCGATCGGCAGGTAGATGTTCTGGCCTGACTGCGTGCGAAGAAGGTCATCAAAGATTTCTACTGGAAATAATGGCACCGCCGACTTGGTCGTGTACCAGTCGATGGCAAGCTCAATATCCCTGCGCTTTAACGGCTTCAGGAACCATTGCCGCAGCATCCACTCATGCCCTGCCATAATCAGGCGGTTGTTAGCACCTGTTTCAGGTAGGCCTTTGCGTAACGTAAGATGATATGCCGCAGGAGATCGAGAAAGATCGTAGTTGGCGCTCCACATGGTTCTCTTGTATGTGTCAGACGAAATAAATCCGCCCAATAAGAACCAACGCTGGAGAAATTCGCCAATCATTGCCTTGCGCTTAGCCCCTAACTCGCGCGATAGCGCCTCTGAATAAGAAGTTCTCATTGTCGCCCTCCTTCTTTGGCTCGCCGACTAGTCCGCCATAACTTTAGTGACGGCGGAAGCTTAAGCGTAGGCGGCTTTCCTTCCCACGCTTCTATGAAAAGAGCCCCGCACACGCAGGGCCCCGTTGTGAACAGATTGCGCCTATTCTACTTAACTTCTTGACTGTTGTCAATAAAAGTTCTCATTAACTTAACGCCAGCTTGCGCCATTTCCTCAAGAGCGCGGTCGCCATCACCCTCATGAATATCAACCGCGCGACATGCGTCCACGAGCAAAACGGTCGTAAATCCATTGCGAACCGCGTCTAGCGCGGTTGCTTTCACGCAGTAATCCGTTGCAAGACCTCCGATCCAGACTGTTTCTACGCCCTCGGTCTTCAATATCTCGGCGAGAGACAGGCCGTCATCACCCTGTTCCTCGTGCCCTTGGAACGCGGAATACGCGTCTTCGTCTTTTAATGTTCCCTTGGAGAGAACATGAGCGGTAGCAGGGAGATGAAGATCTGGATGAAATGCCGCGCCTTCGGTATCCTGAACGCAGTGCGTGGGCCATACTCCGCCAAAGTCAGCAAAATGACTTGTTTCGGCCGGATGCCAGTCACGCGAGGCGAATACGAGCACGTCCAACTGCTGCGCGAGTTCAAGCACAGCATTCAGCGCACTAATAACTTCATTGCCATTGGGAACGGGCAAAGACCCACCGGGACAAAAATCATTCTGAACGTCAACTACAATGATGGCTCCTCTGTAGCGTTTAGTCGCGTTTACCATAGCGCGCCTCCTCTGTGTTGCTATACAGTTCGTTCTGATTGATATAGTAGGCGATTTGTTCGCCTACAAGGCTAGCGACATCTTCATGCCTATGTATCAACTCGCGCGCGAGGGTGCTTGACTGGCATCTCACCTCGCTATCATGAAGACGAATAAATCTTTCTGGAACGTCGCTCTCACAAATTGGATAACCCGACCTATCAATCACGATGAACCTGATCATATTTTTGAGTTCGTCCCAGTTATGCCATTGCAGATATTCTCCGCGAGCGACAATATCCGAGCCGATTACCCAGAAAAATTCATAGTCTGGGTGACGCTCGCGTAAAGCC contains:
- the rplU gene encoding 50S ribosomal protein L21, whose protein sequence is MFAVIKTGGKQYIVEPGKRVRVEKLEFQKDAEVIFDSVLVYDSPKGVVVGQPFVPGVFVRGKVTEQGKADKVIVFKYTSKKRTRKLKGHRQPFTEVEVVAIEEGAVPKTVVKSEKVVTAKLQTRTRAKTVKK
- a CDS encoding GtrA family protein — translated: MENNTQVMQERFGWGDIVGSLIIGEAVAVLFHFIAQNIAVNLPFANTLPFVFPILSVIGLYVAFWLNKYISIAYQGAKFALVGVLNTAVDFGVTNSLIFFTSIVVGWEVSGFKAVGFIVAVINSYFWNKYWTFHKTAGGGATEFGQFVVVSVLGFAINVGIATLFVNYIPAMGGLSQTRWDNVGFLAATILSLLWNFVGYKFWVFATRNSNFKS
- a CDS encoding DNA recombination protein RmuC; protein product: MFTELIIILVVAVGISIALFFALRGPLVRMMANEASRNMSFERERMMEQLQNAFNVLEEKMKKEEQFIENKKDSVKEAIDKIHSELVRAQQQNQGTNEKQVMAFSKLSTVLEEHKSLVGSLRESTDNLRSILSNNQMRGHYGQEVAENLLRAVGFVKGQTYLVEQAQENTTTRPDFTILLPDKTKVNVDVKFPLDALLRFQESEKEVDKQHYLKQFTSDVKQKIKEVTTRDYINPEENTVDFVILFVPNEMVFSFIYDQLYDVWNEAMAKKVILAGPFSFTAILRMIFQAYRNFTYQTNIRQITNLFRQFEDEYEKYNKEVDTLGARIQSVQNQYQTVSVTRAKKLTSVVDKIRSADTLPEANGSPASILEEAQVIEE
- the nadD gene encoding nicotinate (nicotinamide) nucleotide adenylyltransferase is translated as MTNSTNKKRIGCLGLSANPPHLGHLAAARAVLKSGLVDEVWLIPVFAHAFNKPDFAPWRHRVAMTKFLEEPGIIVCEIEGERTVVSYTADTVAALRERHPDYEFFWVIGSDIVARGEYLQWHNWDELKNMIRFIVIDRSGYPICESDVPERFIRLHDSEVRCQSSTLARELIHRHEDVASLVGEQIAYYINQNELYSNTEEARYGKRD
- the recR gene encoding recombination protein RecR; this encodes MFPKPIQQLIEQLSELPGVGPRQAARFAFFLMKDEQRLTSLQNSLRTLQNEIALCANCYLPHERNDQNLCAICLHPKRNASTICVVEKESDAMRVEKAGVYNGIYYILGGMLTPMRQDNNIKERVSGLRKKFEQRGVGGKELILALNPTREGMFTSLYIEEVLKKLPDYGNLRVTRLARGLATGSELEYVDEETLRNALEGRK
- a CDS encoding nicotinamidase — encoded protein: MVNATKRYRGAIIVVDVQNDFCPGGSLPVPNGNEVISALNAVLELAQQLDVLVFASRDWHPAETSHFADFGGVWPTHCVQDTEGAAFHPDLHLPATAHVLSKGTLKDEDAYSAFQGHEEQGDDGLSLAEILKTEGVETVWIGGLATDYCVKATALDAVRNGFTTVLLVDACRAVDIHEGDGDRALEEMAQAGVKLMRTFIDNSQEVK
- a CDS encoding undecaprenyl/decaprenyl-phosphate alpha-N-acetylglucosaminyl 1-phosphate transferase, with protein sequence MNDDFFLLLTALAIAAGAVSFFVAKIVGHYALKMGIYTLTDGSKIAMWGGIAFVAPMLIIAPLVMGADTGQSIIILLAILSLALFGLLDDIVGFSPFPQLAMQIFVAASIALSFVQLRHDTISFLSIGGMAIIAIAMINSMNAFNWVDGVDGLAASVGITGLLILGLFFWLAGNGLYALYSFVFASSLAGFLFLNYSPARLYMGTAGSMGMGLLIALAPAIRWELTPLFLCAFALPLGDWFSVIAQRILAARLPWQGGDRRHLHYRLVDMGWGAKKIVLLYVGGTAVFALLGIISSLYGLGFVSAGAVLVTVCIMPILLNFTHSEIKNSIQNTEYTVQDAE